GCGTTTCTGCAACGCATCCAGAACCGTCAACCCGCCCAATCCGCTATCGAATATGCCGACCGCCATCACGTGCCCTTTGCTTGCTGTCAAACTCGTGCCCCAGCGCTTCAGGCGCCACGGGCGTTGGAGAAAGCTCATACGTGGCTTTGCGCAGGAAATCCATGCATGCTTTGGCGTCATGACAGAACGGGGCCAGGGCCGCCGCCGTCACCGGGCGCCCGATAACCACATCCACCGGCTGCCCCATCCGACTGCGAAATTCGCGAATCAACATGCCTACACGCAGGGTGCTGTGTATGTGGCTGGCCAGCTGAAACAGGCGGCTGTTAGACCCGGCAAAAAACACCGGCACCACCGTCGCCCCGCTTTTGGTAATCATCCTGGCCGTGAATGTTCGCCAGCTTGGGTCCATTGCGCGCGAAAACGGGCGCGCCGAGGTGGACACCGTGCCGCCGGGAAAAACCCCGATCGCGCCGCCCGCCGCCAGATAGCGCAGCGCCTCGGCCCGGGTTTCAAGGTTCAGCTTCGCGGCCGCTTTGGTATCATCAAAACTGATCGGCAGGATCACCCGGGCAAGATCGGGGGATTTGCAAAACACATCATTGGCGAGAATGCGAAAATCACCGCCACGGCGTTGCGACAGGATCCACCC
This portion of the Octadecabacter sp. SW4 genome encodes:
- a CDS encoding lysophospholipid acyltransferase family protein gives rise to the protein MTQDRSAREISYASSAATRGGRAVIRVMENTTGRLRLIRKLRGSDAEVAQGADFWQVITQRYGLDLNVIAGDLNDIPANGPLVLVANHPYGILDGLMLGWILSQRRGGDFRILANDVFCKSPDLARVILPISFDDTKAAAKLNLETRAEALRYLAAGGAIGVFPGGTVSTSARPFSRAMDPSWRTFTARMITKSGATVVPVFFAGSNSRLFQLASHIHSTLRVGMLIREFRSRMGQPVDVVIGRPVTAAALAPFCHDAKACMDFLRKATYELSPTPVAPEALGHEFDSKQRARDGGRHIR